One Gossypium arboreum isolate Shixiya-1 chromosome 13, ASM2569848v2, whole genome shotgun sequence genomic window, TATTGATTGCAGTTCTTTTCTATTTCAGGTTCTTACATCTTTTGCTTCAGGACGTGCTACCTCTGTTGTTGTTGACAGGTTtgatttatattcttaaaatttaaGGTAATCAGAGAGTGGCTTTAATACCGTGTCGAATCTGAGGTTGTTTATTTGATGAAAGAATGGTACAGAAATAGCCTAGAGAGGCTGTGGGCTTCAGAACCTAAATCTGGAAACCATCACTTAAACCAAGGATTGATATTACGCATTACAAAACAGGAAATAAATGAAATAGCCATCTTCCAACAGAAACTATACTGAACTCGGACTGATATTACTGGCATCAGATTaccattcttttcttttcctttgggaCTTCTTTTATCCAGCTGTCAATATTAGTCTGTCAAAGGTTGAATATAGAATGCTGGAAGTTGCGTGTAAGAGTAACAACAACTCTTATTCAACTTAAATATTAATCAGTAGAAAAGTGAGAGAACCTTGAAAGGTTGCTTATTTTCATATTTGGACTCTGAATTATGAGAATCTGAGATTTATGGATCAGTTGCCTATGTCTACTTTCGTATAAATGAAGCAGTATCTCCACTTCTCTATACTGGTATAATTTTCCTCGCTTTCTTTTACTAACATGTCTTTACGTATAACTGTTAAACCTTTCAGTGGTGGAGGATCAACTACTGTTGCCCCAGTACATGATGGTTATGTTCTTCAAAAGGTgtttctctttctctctctctctcatctTTTTCCCTTTAGGAAAGTGAAAGATTTCCacttaatttaaaacttttacttGATTTTCACCTATATGCTACTGTCTAATTATTGCTTATAAAGAAATGGATTTGGTGGTCATGACATCTTGATTTACATATATTGTTACTTCCATGTTGATACTTTGCTGCTCAGATTTCCTTTTTCCAAAATTATTCAATGTTGAATTAGTCTGGAAAGGGAATAAAATTTTTACTTAGCTATTGGAGAGCTTTTCTTGGGAAATATTTTTATCTTGAGGTTTTTTAACAGGAATTAGGTGCTTTACCAGCTATGTCGAGCTGCAAATTCCTTCTATTAAAAAACTTATAACTGAGGCTAGAATATGCACCTTGGCTTTATCAGTTCATTGTTGTACTCTTCATTTTCTTATGCTAAGTAATTATTTTCCAGGAAAGCAAAATTCTGCAGTGATTTGAAtttgttattttgaaaatgaacttCCTGctggataattttttttttctgtgaGAACTTTAAGCATTTGGTTGATTACTTTTTTTAAAAGAATATCTCACTAACTTTTGCCAGTCTGATGATCTGTCTTTTTGTTTCTCCCTTTTCCTCTGCTATTTCGTTTTTCTTTGCAATAACAGGCAGTGTCTTCTTCTCCTATTGGAGGAGAATTTCTTACCGATTGCTTGATGAAAAGCTTGGAAAGCAAAGGCATCGTGGTAAGTGATGGTATAAGTAATTGGTGAGAATTCCCATGTTGTTTTTCATTGCTTTAGTTGAAATATTTTTTGTCCCTGGTGTTTGTAGATAAAACCGAGGTACTCTTTTAAGAGAAAGGAAATACAACCAGGGGTCTTCCAGGTATTTTATAATATCACTGGAACCCATTTAAGGTCTATGTCATTAATTGCTTTAGTTTCTCGAATTTCATGCATGCATGTCATCCCAAGTATAACTTCTGCTGTTGTACTAAGACCACTATTTGTTAGTCAAATGCATGATTCCTTGTGGTGTTTGTTATTGAATACTCAAACATTAAGAAGTTCTGAGTTTGATATTATCTCATTTTCTATTAGTAAAGGTACAgtcaataaagaaaaaaaaataaataaaagaacttaAAGATAGCTTCAATTGGCTGACCTTTTCTGCACCTATTGCCTTACAAAGAAGTGGACCTAGGTGTTCTAGGCGTGTGTCTAGCCAATTGCACCTCGTCAAAAGGGTCTAACTATTTTTGTTGTCTGCCAATAATGCCCCCATCTTAACAATATTGGGGACTGCATCACATTTTGATCAGTTTCGATATGGTTTTGAAATCCCTGATGCTGCTTGATTGCGGCAAATGGGAGATTGCATCTTTCCCTGCTGTCTGTGTGATGTAGACATATGCAAGCTAGAGAACtgaaaaacaacaaaaatattGTCTTTCAGCAATTTGAATTTTAACAAGTTTGGAGTAGTATATAACAAAACACTGATAAAACATGCTTTCCTCATCTTTTCGTATGGTACGAGAAAAAAGAAAGTGTATTGGAGTATATGGAGTATTGTTATAACTTAGATCCCAAAAGAGAAGGAAAACAAGCTTTAAAAGAGTTGCTATATGGTGGACAATGATGCTTGTCTCATTCTTATTTAATTGATTTGTCAAAGTAAAAAGTTTTCTTGAAACTGCAATTTTCTCCAGTAGTTTCACTTTTTATTGGTCCTCTTAATTTCTAGGATATAACCTACATTGCTTTCTGACAATTCTCTTTACTATGGTTTTGGGAATCTCAGACTGTAGATGTTGATTTTCCACATACAACTGAATCTTACAAGTTGTACTCCCAGGTCTGTCTTTAGTCATTATTACCCCTTTCCAAATAGACAAGTTTGTTCCTGTAATACTTATGTGTATCTTCTTACAACAGAGAGTAATTGCAAGTGATATCAAGGAATGTGTATGTCGAGCTCCAGATACTCCTTATGATGGTTTGTATTCGTTCGTCTTATTTTCTTGTAAAGTCATGCCACTTTTTCCTGTTCTACCTATTTTATGTTTGTATGTTATGTATGCTCATATTATTAAAATTACCTATGTTATACTTTTTAAAAATCTCTTTTCAATCACATTGTTGATGTTGTATTTGATTCTGAAGCTTTATGATTGCCATTTTCTTTACAGAAAGTGCATATTCTAATATCCCAATGACCCCATATGAGCTTCCTGATGGCCAGTAAGTTCTTACAAGTTTATTAGCGTTGCTTTGTTGTCATAATCAGGTCATCTTTTGCTTTGTTTGCTATGCATTCTTGAGTTGAGTGATACACAGCTCTACTTGCTACttgcttctcttttttttttgcattataACACCATGCGTTTACCAGACAACTTGTAGTAACAATCCATTGTCTAACCCTTTTTAGCTGCACAGCAAAATTGCCTTTGGATCTCAGTTTCTATTATTACTAATGTTAATGATCCTGCATTTTCTATCATGTTATTTCAGGACAATTGAAATTGGCGCTGATAGATTCAAGATCCCTGATATTTTGTTTAACCCTCCTTTGGCTCAGGTGGGTGGCCTTCCGACTTTGCAGAACCCTGATCTCATTTGTTTACTTTCATGCTTTTTGTGTGCCTGCCAATATAACTCTAACTGTCTAATACTAAACATTTAAAGTATCCTGCTATTATAAGAAAGGTTATATCTAGCTTGTATGAATTGAactcttaaaataatattaaattaactaagGTTATATGCGAATATTATAAGAAAGGTTATATCTTTTTGTCCCAAAAATATATGCATCCGCTATAAGACCTCTTGTCTTGTCTATTTGTAAAGTgcttattttgggtttttttctGATGTACATGGTTCTGAATTTGCAATTTTTCTGTTGTGTTCAATTGGTAAGATTTTTAATTCTTATGCTTGTATTAATGAAATATAAAGGAGTCATTTACCATCGCTTGGTTAGTCCAGCATACTTATTCCTCTGGGAACTATAAACCACTAGGAAGCTTTTGTTATAAACCACTTGGAGTTATGTTCCTGGAATTGCTGCTGCAAACTTGGAGTTTTATTTCTAAGTGCTATCAACAGGCCATTGTGtatgtttttctaaaatttattgaTTTGTAAATATCATCTTTCCCTAAATTCATTGTTGCCTTTTCAATTGGCTACTTCTGGTATCTTAGCTGACCTGCAATTCTTGGTGGTAACATAAACATAGGGAAATCAAGTTGTTGgagttttttcctttttttgtagTTTGTTAATTGTTTTGCTTGCATAACTATACTGTTCCATTAATAATAATTTGAGCGTGTATGTCAATATCGTTTCTGATTTCCTGTATGTTATTAGACTATTCCTGGAATGGACAATTTGGCTGAGATTTCTTCATCTGTTCGTGGTTTGCCACAAATGGTATGCTCATTTACTTTCATGCATTGCCTTTACTATCAacctctttcttttatttttacaaGGATTACTGAAGCATTTCACTAATATTTGCAGGTCATAGAAAGCATTAATAGATGCGATGTGGACATTCGGAAAGAACTGTTTGGCAGCATATTGGTATGTCAATTACGTCCAAGCATGCCTATTCTCCAGTGCTCTGATCATTTTTCTTAACTTGTGTTGCTTTGAATATTATATTCCAAAACTAGTAGATTATTCATGTATGGTGAGTggatgaaatatatgtttttgaTAATCTAATTGTTAAACATGAATTATCTTCTAATTCATAGATATTCTTTCACCACTGATATCACCACGTCTGTTATCCCTTTATATTGCAGCTTGCAGGTGGTACAGCATCAATGCAACAGTTGAAAGAGCGACTTGAGAAAGACTTGCTTgaggtggtttttttttttttttttcttttcaattatgACCATAAAGCTTTGATTCCATGTTgcatttatattttcttttgttttagtaatttttttttggttttgaatAATCAATGAAAACTTGATTTCTGACCATCATAATTTCATTAACAATGGTCTTTTTGGCCTTTAGTTCTAAACTGAAATGTCATTTAATTGCTGTAAGAGAAGCACAAACATCATGCACAGTTACTATGTGatatggtgatttttaaaatttaaaatctagtATATGGATAGAGTGGGATTTTGCTTAATCAAATATtggatcatttcacatatttggTGTCATTTGGATTTGGATCGTTTTAAATTTGGGTTAGGTTTGGTTGGGGTCAATTTTGTCAGCTCTAATCCAGCataattattatatttgcttCTGCAAAAACTGGTATAAAAGGGCTTGCCATTTGTATGTGCTTCATAGATCATGATGTAGATCTCCTTTGTGTAACACATGTACAGTGCACTTACACGTACGTACAATCACACAAATTCTCACTCTTGAGTTTGTTTGGGCCCTCAAATTGAAATGACTTGTATAAATAATTTTCATTGACAAGTAGTTGTCATGATGAATGGACAAGGGAGATTATTTGAGGTTAGCTCTGCGCATTGGTAGAATAAACTTAAAATTTGGCAATAGAGATTATTTGAGGTACTTCTGAATGTTGGTAAACTTAAAATTTTGGTAGCAAAATAACACTGTCATTGTCTGTCAATATCAAGGAATCTCCTCAAGCTGCTAGAGTTAAAGTACTGGCAAGTGGAAATGCAACAGAAAGAAGATTCAGGTTCGTTGTAGTCTGATCTATCTTTTTTTGGTTTTATCTGTTTCGCTTTGCAGTTTCTATTCTTTTCTAGTCTCAAGAAgttctgttttatttttttagCCATCATCAATAGTCTTTGTTGGAGGGTTCATTGTTTCATTTGTGTGAACTCACTCCCATGTGTTTAACTAATGATTGTGGCTTATTCCATAGCATACTTTGAAAGTCTGAATTGCATGATACAGGTTATATGTCCCCCATGTTAGAAATTTAGAATCTTGGGGACTTCTACCTTACTGGTCATTGTGTACTCCTTAGTAATGCTAGAACCAGTATATACCCTCACATGTATATTGTCGTCAGCATGATTTTATCTCAGAAACCAACTTGCAATTGGAAGGTTTTAGCGAGTAGGAAGATGAATAAAATTCCATTTTTAAGAAGccaatttttttttacttgagTGCATTACTGTGCATATATCATTTCTTCCCAAAGGATAGACCAAGTTGGTAAACtgatgaaaaaggaaaagaataacTAGGTGGTGCAGGTACAACGTACTATAATCGGAAAAGCAGAAATATTGGAAAGGGGAGCTATTGTCAAGATGTTGAGAATCTCTAGAGAATGGAACGTGCAAAGAGGAAACAGAAAATGTAAAATCTGTGCATCTATAAGTGGAATGATTAAAAACCATAGTGAATTGATTAACATTTACCAAAGTAGACATAATTTAATCCATTTCGTCACCTTATTACTACAACTTAAATACCTTTTATAGTTGCCTATCTTAGCATAAGCTGCTTGTGCAAATTTTTAGTaagaaattttgtttttattgccATCATTGAATGCTGTTAACATGTGTGTAAACAGTGTTTGGATAGGAGGGAGTATATTGGCATCTCTTGGTTCATTCCAGCAAATGTGGTTCTCCAAGTCAGAGTAAGCAAATCATGTTTGCTCTTTTTTTCTTTACCATGGTTCCAATGCATATCGTCaagtttcacattttattttctttggaataaataccaaaattatacataaactttGATACAATTTGCAATGTTATACATCAACTTTAATTTGGTGCGTTTGTATACATCAAACTTCAATTTTGGttcaattttcacatttcataGAAAAAAGCATTTCAAAATTGATTTATCGAAATTTTTAACCCAGTGGATTTTGA contains:
- the LOC108453505 gene encoding actin-related protein 4 isoform X1, translated to MYGGDEVSAIVIDLGSHTCKAGYAGEDAPKAVFPSVVGCIDQMDADDDKENNDSETNNNNVDSNKPKGKRRLYVGSQALGFRRDHMEVVSPLKDGVVVDWDIVDSIWDHALKDCLLVDPKEHPMLLAEPSSNTQQQRERTAELMFEKYKVPALFLAKNAVLTSFASGRATSVVVDSGGGSTTVAPVHDGYVLQKAVSSSPIGGEFLTDCLMKSLESKGIVIKPRYSFKRKEIQPGVFQTVDVDFPHTTESYKLYSQRVIASDIKECVCRAPDTPYDESAYSNIPMTPYELPDGQTIEIGADRFKIPDILFNPPLAQTIPGMDNLAEISSSVRGLPQMVIESINRCDVDIRKELFGSILLAGGTASMQQLKERLEKDLLEESPQAARVKVLASGNATERRFSVWIGGSILASLGSFQQMWFSKSEYEEHGASYIQRKCP
- the LOC108453505 gene encoding actin-related protein 4 isoform X2, with the translated sequence MYGGDEVSAIVIDLGSHTCKAGYAGEDAPKAVFPSVVGCIDQMDADDDKENNDSETNNNNVDSNKPKGKRRLYVGSQALGFRRDHMEVVSPLKDGVVVDWDIVDSIWDHALKDCLLVDPKEHPMLLAEPSSNTQQQRERTAELMFEKYKVPALFLAKNAVLTSFASGRATSVVVDSGGGSTTVAPVHDGYVLQKAVSSSPIGGEFLTDCLMKSLESKGIVIKPRYSFKRKEIQPGVFQTVDVDFPHTTESYKLYSQRVIASDIKECVCRAPDTPYDESAYSNIPMTPYELPDGQTIEIGADRFKIPDILFNPPLAQTIPGMDNLAEISSSVRGLPQMVIESINRCDVDIRKELFGSILLAGGTASMQQLKERLEKDLLEESPQAARVKVLASGNATERRFRYEEHGASYIQRKCP